In one Cellulosilyticum sp. I15G10I2 genomic region, the following are encoded:
- a CDS encoding alpha/beta fold hydrolase — protein sequence MRKNKKMVLGNYDKKQKGSKKIYIYLLIICMLLVGAFYQIYYVYAHANQYGRVGKLIDVNDSMMHLYTSASSGMPLVFASNIGTSVPYAELYPLFSKFSEEAAIAVYDKPGYGWSELTKAPRDVTTIASEIHTLLHNSNHPLPALFIAHSMGSLEVLRYAQLYPEDVAGIVLIDGASPDFCSKYNNIMIVESFLMNGLRNVGLLRLLSDTDAMQKILNTNDMLPEELKTLNSGITLEKLWNRNMIEEKLKLQSNAKMILEGGTLGDIPLHIITSKTNPYGTWQQTQTTLLKFSSNSTQTYMDGSVNFIEEKDMAIIQGVISSLITSLQKE from the coding sequence ATGCGTAAGAATAAAAAAATGGTACTGGGAAACTATGACAAAAAACAAAAAGGCAGTAAAAAAATTTATATCTATCTATTAATCATATGTATGCTCCTGGTAGGAGCTTTTTATCAAATATATTATGTTTATGCACATGCTAATCAATATGGACGGGTAGGTAAATTAATTGATGTCAATGACTCTATGATGCATCTTTATACTTCTGCCTCTTCAGGTATGCCACTCGTCTTCGCCTCAAATATTGGCACTTCTGTGCCTTATGCTGAATTATACCCTCTTTTTTCAAAGTTCTCTGAGGAAGCAGCAATAGCAGTATATGATAAACCCGGTTATGGCTGGAGTGAGCTTACCAAAGCCCCTAGAGACGTTACTACAATTGCTTCTGAAATACATACGCTTTTACATAATAGCAATCATCCTTTACCAGCATTATTTATTGCACACTCTATGGGTTCGCTTGAAGTACTAAGATATGCTCAGCTCTATCCTGAGGATGTAGCCGGTATTGTTTTAATTGACGGGGCTTCTCCTGATTTTTGCAGTAAATATAATAATATTATGATAGTAGAATCGTTCTTAATGAACGGACTGCGTAACGTAGGACTCTTAAGATTATTAAGTGATACAGACGCCATGCAAAAAATACTTAACACTAATGATATGCTGCCAGAAGAACTTAAAACTCTAAACAGCGGTATTACACTGGAAAAGTTATGGAACAGAAATATGATAGAAGAAAAGCTTAAACTTCAGTCTAATGCTAAAATGATTTTAGAAGGAGGTACCTTAGGCGATATTCCGCTGCATATTATAACTTCAAAAACCAATCCTTATGGTACTTGGCAGCAGACACAGACCACCTTGCTTAAGTTTTCTTCTAATAGTACTCAAACTTATATGGACGGCTCTGTAAATTTTATTGAAGAAAAAGATATGGCTATTATTCAGGGTGTTATCAGCTCCTTAATAACTTCTTTACAAAAAGAATAA
- a CDS encoding ABC transporter permease produces the protein MNETIKSAFSQLKSNKLRTFLTMLGMFIGIGAVIIILSVGEGVKAYFNDQFSQMGKGTIEINTREYTEENMITQEDLEVLGEIPEVKTTMNYHNGYFATTKDYKKNTKDAMIFGIPYNIGEVQSFKVIEGRMISEVDEGLKSNVVVVDTNFARVMYNRTSSKYVLGKTVELNISGEPQSFEIIGIIKSEIPSFVPIDQIPLLCYMPFSTVDRIVGYGDGRSYDSLIVIEDAYDANDYTYSIQRILEKRHGKKDIYKVSTLTEQVDQINNIINTLNIFVSLVAAVSLIVGGIGIMNIMLVTVRERTREIGIRKALGATDKQILSQFLIEALILTVVGGIIGLLIGYIGGLLIASLITVTAKMTLGMVIFSVGTSSVIGLVFGVYPAYKAAKLDPIEALRFE, from the coding sequence ATGAATGAAACCATTAAAAGTGCATTTAGTCAGCTTAAAAGCAATAAACTAAGAACCTTCCTTACAATGCTCGGAATGTTTATTGGTATAGGTGCGGTTATTATTATACTAAGTGTTGGTGAAGGGGTTAAAGCGTATTTTAACGATCAATTTTCGCAAATGGGTAAGGGAACTATAGAAATTAATACCAGAGAATATACAGAAGAGAATATGATTACCCAGGAAGACCTAGAAGTTCTTGGGGAAATTCCAGAAGTAAAAACGACGATGAATTATCATAATGGCTATTTTGCAACGACCAAAGATTATAAAAAGAATACGAAAGATGCCATGATATTTGGAATACCCTATAATATCGGGGAAGTACAGTCTTTTAAAGTTATTGAAGGCAGAATGATTTCAGAGGTTGATGAAGGTCTTAAAAGCAATGTGGTCGTGGTAGATACTAACTTTGCGAGAGTGATGTATAATCGCACAAGTTCTAAGTATGTTTTGGGAAAGACTGTTGAACTTAATATCAGTGGCGAACCTCAATCATTTGAGATTATTGGTATTATTAAAAGCGAGATTCCTTCTTTTGTACCGATAGATCAGATACCGCTACTTTGTTATATGCCTTTTTCAACAGTGGATCGCATAGTTGGCTATGGAGATGGAAGAAGTTACGATAGCTTAATCGTTATTGAAGATGCTTATGATGCCAATGATTATACGTATTCTATACAAAGAATACTCGAAAAAAGACATGGGAAAAAAGACATTTATAAAGTATCTACTTTAACAGAGCAAGTTGACCAAATTAATAATATTATCAATACGCTTAATATCTTCGTAAGTCTCGTGGCGGCGGTGTCTTTAATTGTAGGGGGAATAGGTATTATGAATATTATGCTTGTAACCGTAAGAGAGCGTACAAGGGAGATAGGCATAAGAAAAGCACTAGGCGCTACAGATAAACAAATCCTCAGTCAGTTTTTAATAGAGGCACTTATTCTTACAGTGGTAGGCGGCATTATAGGCCTGTTAATAGGATACATAGGAGGACTCTTAATAGCCAGCCTTATTACAGTGACGGCTAAAATGACATTAGGTATGGTTATATTTTCTGTAGGAACTTCTAGTGTAATAGGCCTCGTATTTGGCGTTTATCCAGCGTATAAAGCTGCCAAACTTGATCCAATAGAAGCATTAAGATTTGAATAA
- a CDS encoding ABC transporter ATP-binding protein: MIDIQKVNKIYRNGKLQLQALFDIDFKVEKEEFVSIMGASGSGKTTFLHILGCLDHATSGTYILDGVNVSEIKDTEYAKIRNQKIGFVFQAFNLLPKLTIVENVELPMMYGGVKPKERRERALDALIKVGLGNRIKHTPNEISGGQKQRVAIARALVNNPSIILADEPTGNLDSKSSVEIMNIFQNLNNEGVTVVMVTHEPDIAQYTKRKVVFRDGIIIEDAPIINRRGV, translated from the coding sequence GTGATAGATATACAAAAAGTCAATAAAATTTATAGAAATGGCAAACTTCAATTACAAGCCTTATTTGATATTGATTTTAAAGTAGAAAAAGAAGAGTTTGTATCTATTATGGGCGCATCAGGATCAGGTAAAACAACCTTTTTGCACATATTAGGATGTCTAGATCATGCGACAAGCGGCACTTATATATTAGATGGGGTTAATGTTTCAGAGATTAAAGATACTGAATATGCCAAAATTAGAAATCAAAAAATAGGATTTGTATTCCAAGCGTTTAATCTTCTGCCAAAACTTACAATCGTAGAAAATGTGGAGTTACCTATGATGTATGGCGGAGTAAAGCCTAAAGAAAGAAGAGAAAGAGCTTTAGACGCACTTATTAAAGTGGGGCTTGGAAATAGGATTAAGCATACCCCAAATGAAATATCTGGAGGTCAAAAACAAAGAGTGGCTATTGCAAGAGCATTAGTTAATAATCCTTCGATTATTCTAGCAGATGAACCAACAGGTAATTTAGATAGTAAGTCCAGCGTAGAAATTATGAATATTTTCCAAAATTTAAATAATGAAGGCGTTACGGTAGTTATGGTAACGCATGAACCTGATATCGCACAGTATACAAAAAGGAAAGTTGTATTTAGAGATGGTATTATCATAGAGGATGCACCGATAATAAATAGGCGAGGTGTCTGA
- a CDS encoding ABC transporter substrate-binding protein, with protein sequence MKKWMMIMRGIIAVSLLVSTLTGCGSKKETLIVYNWGDYIDPQVNELFTKETGVKVIYSEYANNEEMYATVEPGNVNYDILFPSDYMIEKMINREMLEPIDKQLLKNYDKIDDKFKNLPFDPPNNYSVPYMWGTVGILYNTQMVDETVDSWDILWNEDYKGQIFMYDSERDSIMVALKKLGYSMNTRDEKELEAAKQLLTLQAPLVLAYVGDEGKGKMVNGEAALMVAWAGDAMVMMDENPDLAYVIPKEGSNYFVDSIVIPKGSQNIKLAHQYIDFLCRADIAAKNAEYIGYSTPISAARELLPEEIKNSEVAYPSDHVITDPKMEMFNDPSDVIERYSSIWTQVKVSN encoded by the coding sequence ATGAAAAAATGGATGATGATTATGAGAGGGATTATAGCAGTAAGTTTGCTTGTGAGTACTCTTACAGGGTGTGGATCAAAGAAAGAGACGCTTATCGTATATAACTGGGGAGATTATATTGATCCACAAGTAAATGAACTGTTTACAAAAGAAACTGGCGTTAAGGTAATTTATTCGGAGTATGCAAATAATGAAGAAATGTATGCTACAGTTGAACCGGGCAATGTAAACTATGATATTTTATTCCCATCAGATTATATGATTGAAAAAATGATAAATAGAGAGATGTTAGAGCCGATAGATAAACAATTGTTAAAGAATTATGATAAGATTGATGATAAGTTTAAAAACCTACCCTTTGATCCACCAAATAATTACTCAGTCCCTTATATGTGGGGGACTGTAGGTATATTATACAATACACAAATGGTAGATGAAACAGTAGATAGTTGGGATATCTTATGGAATGAAGACTATAAAGGACAAATATTTATGTATGATAGTGAAAGAGATTCGATTATGGTTGCTCTTAAAAAATTAGGTTATTCCATGAATACAAGAGATGAAAAGGAACTTGAAGCAGCCAAACAACTCTTAACTTTGCAAGCACCTTTAGTTCTTGCATATGTTGGAGATGAAGGGAAAGGAAAAATGGTTAATGGTGAGGCGGCTTTAATGGTTGCTTGGGCAGGCGATGCAATGGTAATGATGGATGAGAATCCAGATTTAGCTTACGTGATTCCTAAAGAAGGTTCTAACTATTTTGTTGATTCTATAGTTATTCCTAAAGGAAGTCAAAATATAAAGCTCGCTCATCAGTATATTGACTTTTTGTGCCGTGCGGATATAGCAGCAAAAAATGCAGAATACATAGGTTATTCTACACCTATTAGTGCTGCAAGAGAACTGTTGCCAGAGGAAATTAAAAATAGCGAAGTAGCTTATCCAAGTGACCATGTTATCACTGATCCTAAGATGGAAATGTTTAATGATCCTTCAGATGTGATAGAACGCTATAGCAGTATATGGACACAGGTAAAAGTATCTAACTAA
- the murB gene encoding UDP-N-acetylmuramate dehydrogenase produces MEINEVINLLCTQIPNENILMNEPMKNHTSFKIGGPADLFVMPTDCTQLVSAVQLCNAHNIPYYIVGNGSNLLIDDKGFRGVIIQLYKNLSDIEIEDTVITADSGALLSKIANVAFEHGLAGFEFAQGIPGTLGGAVAMNAGAYGGEIQDVIIDAQVIDQKGQKITLSKEDLALGYRTSIIQKNKYIVLKARLLLSRGSKTAISEIMKDLAGRRRDKQPLEKPSAGSTFKRPEGYFAGKLIMDAGLRGYQIGGAMVSTKHCGFVVSDGTATFKDVKALIDHIQLTVKEKFNVDLQPEIKIISNQG; encoded by the coding sequence ATGGAAATAAATGAGGTTATAAATCTTTTATGTACTCAGATACCAAATGAAAATATTCTAATGAATGAACCTATGAAAAATCATACTTCTTTTAAAATAGGGGGGCCGGCAGATTTATTTGTTATGCCGACCGATTGTACACAATTAGTAAGTGCAGTACAATTATGCAATGCACATAATATTCCTTATTATATTGTGGGTAATGGCAGTAATTTATTAATAGATGATAAAGGTTTTAGAGGCGTTATTATTCAGTTATATAAAAACCTATCTGATATAGAAATAGAGGATACAGTGATTACGGCAGATAGCGGCGCGTTGCTTTCTAAAATTGCAAATGTTGCATTTGAACACGGACTTGCAGGTTTTGAGTTCGCACAAGGCATCCCCGGAACTCTGGGAGGGGCAGTAGCTATGAATGCAGGAGCTTATGGCGGAGAAATACAAGATGTCATAATAGATGCCCAGGTAATTGATCAAAAAGGCCAAAAGATAACTTTATCGAAAGAAGATTTGGCATTAGGCTATAGAACAAGCATTATTCAAAAAAATAAATATATTGTTTTAAAGGCAAGACTACTTTTATCCAGAGGTAGTAAAACAGCTATATCTGAAATAATGAAAGATTTGGCAGGAAGAAGAAGGGATAAACAACCACTTGAAAAGCCTAGTGCAGGCAGCACCTTTAAAAGGCCTGAGGGTTACTTTGCGGGAAAGCTTATCATGGATGCTGGACTTAGAGGCTATCAGATAGGCGGGGCCATGGTCTCTACGAAGCATTGTGGTTTTGTAGTGAGTGATGGCACTGCTACATTTAAAGATGTTAAAGCGCTTATTGATCATATTCAATTAACTGTCAAAGAAAAATTTAATGTTGATTTGCAACCAGAAATCAAAATTATTAGTAACCAAGGATAA
- the potA gene encoding spermidine/putrescine ABC transporter ATP-binding protein: MNAKETYKDYIIDLKNISKSFDHTEVLKDISMYIRRNEFVTLLGPSGCGKTTLLRIIGGFEEPSQGDVFFEGKNIVTLPPYKRKINTVFQKYALFPHMNVEDNIAFGLNIKKLDKQLIKKKVDEILELVNLKGFQKRSIDSLSGGQQQRIAIARALVNEPDVLLLDEPLGALDLKLRKGMQLELKKIQQKIGITFIYVTHDQEEALTMSDTIAIMHEGKVQQIGTPVDIYNEPKNAFVADFIGESNILEGIMLKDYQVQFHNYVFECVDAGFGENTPVDVVVRPEDIQIVSKEQGMLSGCVESVTFKGVHYEMLIKGEKFLWMVHSTTMSQVGETVGLIIIPADIHIMKRSTVYA; the protein is encoded by the coding sequence ATGAATGCTAAAGAAACCTACAAGGATTATATAATTGATTTAAAAAATATATCTAAGTCATTTGATCATACAGAAGTTTTAAAAGATATTAGTATGTATATAAGGCGCAATGAATTTGTTACTTTACTTGGCCCCAGTGGGTGTGGTAAAACAACGCTCCTTCGGATTATTGGGGGATTTGAAGAACCTAGTCAAGGCGATGTATTCTTTGAAGGAAAAAATATTGTAACCTTACCTCCCTATAAGCGCAAAATTAATACCGTATTTCAAAAATATGCACTGTTTCCACATATGAATGTTGAAGACAATATAGCTTTTGGACTAAATATCAAGAAGTTAGACAAGCAGCTTATTAAAAAGAAAGTCGATGAGATTCTAGAGCTAGTTAATCTTAAAGGTTTTCAAAAAAGATCTATTGATTCTTTGAGCGGCGGGCAGCAGCAAAGAATTGCTATTGCAAGAGCATTAGTTAATGAACCGGATGTGCTTCTTCTGGATGAGCCGCTAGGGGCCCTCGACTTAAAACTTAGAAAAGGTATGCAGCTGGAGCTTAAAAAAATTCAGCAAAAGATAGGTATTACGTTCATTTATGTGACACATGATCAAGAAGAAGCTCTGACAATGTCAGATACTATTGCTATTATGCATGAAGGTAAAGTGCAGCAGATAGGAACACCAGTTGATATTTATAATGAGCCTAAAAATGCTTTTGTAGCTGATTTTATTGGAGAAAGTAATATTTTAGAAGGTATAATGCTTAAAGATTATCAGGTTCAGTTTCATAATTATGTGTTTGAATGTGTAGATGCTGGATTTGGTGAAAATACACCTGTTGATGTTGTCGTAAGACCAGAAGATATTCAAATTGTTTCTAAGGAACAAGGGATGTTAAGTGGATGTGTAGAGTCTGTTACTTTTAAAGGGGTACATTATGAAATGCTTATCAAAGGGGAGAAATTCCTATGGATGGTTCATTCCACTACAATGTCACAGGTGGGTGAAACAGTGGGACTCATTATCATACCAGCGGACATTCATATTATGAAAAGGAGTACAGTGTATGCATAG
- a CDS encoding TolC family protein — MKAKNYLVRLAAVLISAVAGLTMPLYAAEQNPMLKLEDAIKSAIVYSTQVSINSKEHEALREQLKLNNSATYYQYQSLYLNKAKNEQQKKMLEDQITNDISNKYNTIIILQKEIQLLSKNIDIHSKELRQMAIKSQKGLVNPIQYQSKEIELINLKSSKQTKEEELKNAQVYFKIITGKDLTRYTLEDTIPYETFRIIGSTEGYINSKISIYLQYDKELAKLKEDNLLKEGDFPVFYADYLTNKTAAETVTLKLEDTQKTLKQSLINSYSSLLSLEEQIASSALQLEVLDKKLRTAEIRYRNQLISVIEYDKQVTAKQEAELNLLKLISQYNSSKEMIQKPWIGNV, encoded by the coding sequence ATGAAAGCAAAGAATTATTTAGTACGATTAGCAGCAGTTCTTATAAGTGCCGTAGCAGGACTTACTATGCCGCTTTATGCAGCTGAGCAAAATCCTATGCTTAAATTAGAAGATGCCATAAAATCAGCTATTGTTTATAGTACACAAGTTTCTATTAACAGCAAGGAACATGAAGCCCTAAGAGAACAACTTAAACTTAATAATAGCGCTACTTATTACCAATATCAAAGTCTTTACTTAAATAAAGCAAAAAATGAGCAGCAAAAAAAGATGCTAGAAGATCAAATCACAAATGACATTTCAAATAAATACAATACAATCATTATTTTGCAAAAAGAAATACAATTACTCAGTAAAAACATAGATATTCATTCAAAAGAGCTTAGACAAATGGCAATCAAAAGTCAAAAAGGCCTTGTAAATCCTATCCAGTATCAAAGTAAAGAGATCGAACTTATTAATTTAAAGAGCAGTAAGCAGACTAAAGAAGAAGAGTTAAAAAATGCACAGGTTTATTTCAAAATTATTACAGGAAAAGACCTTACAAGATATACTTTAGAAGACACTATTCCTTATGAAACTTTTAGGATTATAGGATCAACAGAAGGCTATATTAATAGCAAAATAAGTATCTATCTTCAATATGATAAAGAGCTTGCAAAACTTAAAGAAGATAATCTTCTTAAAGAGGGGGACTTCCCAGTATTTTATGCGGATTATTTAACCAATAAAACTGCAGCAGAGACAGTAACCCTAAAGTTAGAAGATACACAAAAGACGCTTAAGCAGTCTTTAATCAATAGTTATTCCTCTCTACTTAGCTTAGAAGAACAAATAGCTTCGTCAGCTTTACAGCTTGAAGTGCTGGATAAAAAATTAAGAACCGCAGAAATTCGTTATCGTAACCAGTTAATAAGTGTCATAGAATATGATAAGCAAGTAACAGCAAAGCAAGAAGCTGAGTTAAATCTTTTGAAACTCATCAGTCAGTATAATAGTTCAAAAGAAATGATCCAAAAACCTTGGATTGGTAATGTTTAA
- a CDS encoding helix-turn-helix domain-containing protein produces the protein MDIGAKINQLRKKNGLTQEELADRCELSKGFISQVERGLTSPSIATLIDILECLGTNLKDFFNESSQEKIVFTKQDVFEKEDKEDGNMITWLIPNAQKNDMEPILINIEPGGKSTIDAPHEGEEFGYVVSGNIYVHLGNKKFKAKKGDSFYFRPTSNHYLQNTGKTRATILWVATPPSF, from the coding sequence ATGGATATTGGCGCAAAGATTAACCAATTAAGAAAGAAAAATGGATTGACACAAGAAGAACTTGCTGATAGGTGTGAACTTTCAAAAGGTTTTATTTCTCAAGTAGAAAGGGGACTTACATCTCCATCTATCGCGACTTTAATTGACATATTAGAATGTTTAGGGACCAATTTAAAAGACTTTTTTAATGAATCCAGTCAAGAAAAAATTGTTTTTACGAAACAGGATGTATTTGAAAAAGAAGATAAAGAAGATGGCAATATGATTACATGGCTCATACCAAATGCTCAGAAAAATGACATGGAGCCTATCCTTATCAATATAGAGCCAGGGGGCAAATCGACTATTGATGCACCCCACGAAGGAGAAGAATTTGGCTATGTCGTATCAGGAAATATTTATGTGCATTTAGGCAATAAAAAATTTAAGGCAAAAAAGGGAGATAGTTTTTATTTTAGGCCTACAAGTAATCATTACTTGCAAAATACTGGTAAAACAAGAGCAACAATACTTTGGGTTGCTACACCGCCGAGTTTTTAA
- a CDS encoding ABC transporter permease: protein MHRKSLAYPYLIWASLFIIVPLMLIVYFSFFEEGHFTLRSYQKFFEDYYIKALLKSIQLACVSTVICLIMAYPLAMILSTKEMSQKKIILLLVVLPMWMNSLLRTYAWASLLENNGVINSILGVLGLSPIQFLYGSGAVVFGMVYNFFPFMVLPIYNVLCKIDLSLVEASYDLGANKVTTFRKVILPLSMPGVITGIIMVFMPALTTFLITRLLGGGKIMLIGNIIEEQFTRTRDLGFGSAVSMILMIIVLVTLTFMSKKDSLDKGGGLF from the coding sequence ATGCATAGAAAATCTTTAGCCTATCCCTATTTAATATGGGCATCTCTTTTCATCATTGTTCCTTTAATGTTGATTGTGTACTTTAGTTTCTTTGAAGAAGGTCACTTTACCTTGCGCAGTTATCAAAAGTTTTTTGAAGATTACTACATAAAAGCTCTTTTGAAGTCTATACAGCTTGCATGTGTCAGTACTGTAATCTGTTTAATTATGGCATATCCTCTAGCTATGATATTAAGTACAAAAGAGATGTCTCAAAAAAAAATAATTTTATTACTTGTTGTACTACCTATGTGGATGAATTCTTTACTTAGAACGTATGCATGGGCAAGTTTGCTTGAAAATAATGGGGTCATTAATAGTATACTAGGTGTACTTGGCTTGTCTCCTATCCAATTTCTATATGGGAGTGGCGCCGTTGTATTTGGCATGGTCTATAACTTTTTTCCGTTTATGGTACTTCCTATTTATAATGTGCTTTGTAAAATAGATTTAAGTTTAGTTGAAGCTTCATATGACTTAGGAGCCAATAAAGTGACAACATTTCGAAAAGTTATTTTACCCCTAAGTATGCCAGGGGTTATAACAGGCATTATTATGGTGTTTATGCCTGCCTTAACCACGTTCCTTATTACAAGGCTTTTAGGAGGTGGCAAAATTATGTTGATAGGTAATATCATTGAGGAACAATTTACTCGTACAAGAGACCTTGGATTTGGATCAGCTGTTTCAATGATTTTGATGATCATTGTACTAGTTACTCTGACCTTTATGTCTAAAAAAGACTCCTTAGATAAAGGGGGCGGATTGTTTTGA
- a CDS encoding ABC transporter permease encodes MDLKESIMLGFKQLLGNKGRTFLTMLGMFIGVGSVIMILSLGAGFKEYTKGFYSDIGLGAFQVSIKDTSSHLLITQEDLDVIESMPEIEAIKGTVWEEGSIYNRNREIKKVSLMGAEPQYTTTMKKIDLIAGRLHTEKDEQIAAKVVIVSDVFAKVILRQTNYRNILGKSIEVIVDNQIENFEIVGVYKSSAPSNASQNHLERMLTQYPLYVPKATLDIIVQNESKVFSAAGVIKEGYDQKEVTNQVRLLLNRRHAQKDNYTVSSAADMIDMANNMLNMITLFISAVAGISLVVGGIGIMNIMLVTVTERTREIGVRKALGATNKVILRQFIIESLILTVIAGVIGMLLGYIGSIVVGGMYNIQAKLTLGMIVFSVGTSTAIGLIFGVYPAYQAARLDPVDSLRYE; translated from the coding sequence ATGGATTTAAAAGAAAGTATAATGCTTGGTTTTAAGCAACTACTAGGCAATAAAGGCCGTACCTTTTTGACGATGCTGGGCATGTTTATTGGGGTAGGTTCAGTCATTATGATTTTATCTTTAGGTGCTGGCTTTAAAGAGTACACAAAAGGTTTTTATAGTGATATTGGTCTTGGAGCATTCCAAGTCAGTATTAAAGATACTTCCTCACACTTACTCATTACACAAGAAGATTTAGACGTTATTGAGTCTATGCCAGAGATTGAAGCCATTAAAGGCACTGTGTGGGAAGAGGGATCTATTTATAACAGAAATAGAGAGATTAAAAAAGTTAGTTTAATGGGCGCAGAACCACAATATACAACCACTATGAAAAAAATAGATTTAATAGCAGGAAGATTACATACAGAAAAAGACGAACAAATAGCAGCGAAGGTTGTCATTGTGTCCGATGTATTTGCTAAGGTTATTTTAAGACAAACAAATTATAGAAATATCCTTGGAAAAAGTATTGAAGTTATCGTAGATAATCAAATAGAGAATTTTGAGATAGTCGGGGTGTATAAAAGCAGTGCACCAAGTAATGCCTCACAAAACCATTTAGAACGTATGTTAACTCAGTACCCCTTGTATGTTCCAAAAGCAACATTAGATATTATTGTCCAAAATGAGTCAAAGGTATTTAGTGCTGCTGGGGTTATTAAAGAAGGTTATGATCAAAAAGAAGTGACTAATCAAGTACGTCTTCTTTTAAACAGAAGACATGCTCAAAAGGATAACTATACCGTATCAAGTGCGGCAGACATGATAGACATGGCAAACAATATGCTCAATATGATTACACTATTTATCAGTGCTGTAGCGGGGATATCTCTTGTTGTAGGAGGGATAGGGATCATGAATATTATGCTTGTAACAGTTACAGAGAGAACTCGGGAAATAGGTGTTAGGAAAGCCCTTGGTGCCACTAATAAGGTAATATTAAGGCAATTTATTATAGAATCACTTATCTTGACCGTTATTGCGGGTGTTATTGGTATGCTTTTAGGCTATATTGGGTCTATCGTTGTTGGTGGCATGTATAATATACAAGCTAAGCTGACACTCGGCATGATTGTTTTTTCGGTAGGTACATCAACAGCCATAGGATTAATATTTGGGGTGTATCCAGCTTATCAAGCAGCCAGACTTGATCCGGTAGATTCACTGAGATATGAATAA
- a CDS encoding ABC transporter permease, translating into MKFIKKIYTAFILVMMYAPIILLMVFSFNNSKLPVWNGFTLDWYTKMFHDAGIQQAFMHTIIIALTSAAVATIIGTFAAMGINRMRGWQKNVVMNITYIPLLSPDIVIGISLMMLFSVIKLPFGLPTLIVSHITFNIPYVILSVMPKLKQMNYNLYEAALDLGATPWYAFKKVIFPEIMPGVIAGAFIAFTLSIDDFVVSFFNKGAGVDTLPIKIYAMARKGVNPTINAISTIMFVTIISILLIMNLRADQKVKAKRLRQSD; encoded by the coding sequence ATGAAATTTATAAAAAAGATATATACGGCTTTTATTTTAGTTATGATGTATGCGCCAATTATATTGCTTATGGTTTTTTCTTTTAATAACTCAAAGCTTCCAGTGTGGAATGGTTTTACATTGGATTGGTATACTAAAATGTTTCATGATGCAGGGATTCAACAAGCTTTTATGCATACGATTATTATTGCACTTACCTCAGCAGCAGTGGCGACTATCATTGGCACTTTTGCAGCGATGGGTATTAATCGGATGAGAGGTTGGCAAAAAAACGTTGTGATGAATATTACATATATTCCGCTTTTAAGTCCAGATATCGTAATAGGTATTTCACTGATGATGCTTTTTTCGGTTATTAAATTACCTTTTGGACTTCCAACGCTAATCGTCTCACATATTACATTTAATATACCTTATGTAATACTTTCGGTAATGCCAAAACTTAAACAAATGAATTATAATCTGTATGAGGCAGCACTGGATCTAGGTGCAACACCGTGGTATGCCTTTAAAAAGGTTATTTTTCCAGAGATTATGCCTGGGGTTATAGCCGGTGCTTTTATTGCCTTTACGCTATCAATAGATGATTTTGTTGTTAGTTTTTTTAACAAAGGAGCAGGTGTTGATACTTTGCCTATTAAGATTTATGCTATGGCACGTAAGGGCGTTAATCCAACGATCAATGCTATTTCTACTATTATGTTTGTTACTATTATAAGTATACTGCTCATAATGAATTTAAGAGCTGATCAAAAAGTAAAAGCAAAGCGTTTACGTCAGAGTGATTAA